One window of the Betta splendens chromosome 21, fBetSpl5.4, whole genome shotgun sequence genome contains the following:
- the naxd gene encoding ATP-dependent (S)-NAD(P)H-hydrate dehydratase isoform X2 yields the protein MQANTTRGFLWSDVETRTLLNIWGEQDIQAALDGNFRNSFVYRDVSRRLGAMGFERTPEQCRVRIKSLKRQYLLAKEGNLRNNGQYHKICKFYDTMERILSNRPALDPQELIDGGAGGEEAVDGLEEDGEDAQDAYPGSTDECPYPAETEVKLEYPTVPIPIPVKVTVGNNSASVRAPNSSQSAGALPGRTPKRPRKRRANFPMEKLMEQFLEQSAQAEESFYRAEEQRLQAEDRRRDAEHARELHMLQMLGQMFSSISHARGGAAAKLAPSACAPVFSSASPSCARGQSSHLRQHPSQKGCLPQHMFERYYNLGSTSQRGMDDDIASLVRSIVPPLTSKKHKGQDGRIGIIGGCQDYTGAPYFAAISALKVGADLSHVFCTKDAATVIKSYSPELIVHPVLDSPNAVEEIEKWLPRLHSLVVGPGLGREESLLKTAKEVIEKSKVRDIPVIVDADGLWLVTQQPSVIQGYQKGILTPNFMEFTRLYEALHHEPMDSGDRQRSVMQLSAAMGNITLVLKGEQDLITDGSRVISCSTEGSGRRCGGQGDLLSGSMGLLAHWAHAASAAGKLKSVNPSLVAAFGACSLTRQCNSQAFQRHGRSTTTSDMIHEIGSAFKKLFES from the exons ATGCAAGCGAACACAACGCGGGGCTTCTTGTGGTCGGACGTCGAGACGCGGACCCTGCTGAACATCTGGGGCGAGCAGGACATCCAGGCGGCGCTGGATGGAAACTTCCGAAATAGCTTCGTGTACCGCGACGTCTCCCGGAGGCTGGGCGCGATGGGGTTCGAGAGGACGCCGGAGCAGTGCAGGGTGCGGATCAAGAGCCTCAAGAGGCAGTACCTGTTAGCGAAGGAAGGGAACCTCCGGAACAACGGCCAGTACCACAAGATCTGCAAGTTCTATGACACCATGGAGAGGATTCTGAGCAACCGGCCCGCACTTGACCCTCAGGAGTTAATAGACGGCGgggcgggaggagaggaggccgtGGACGgcctggaggaggacggagaggaCGCTCAGGATGCGTATCCAGGGAGCACAGACGAGTGTCCTTACCCTGCGGAGACTGAAGTGAAGCTGGAATACCCGACGGTCCCCATCCCCATCCCGGTGAAAGTCACCGTGGGCAATAACA GCGCTTCAGTGAGAGCTCCAAACAGCAGCCAGTCTGCCGGTGCGCTGCCGGGCCGAACACCCAAACGCCCGAGGAAGCGGCGCGCCAACTTCCCCATGGAGAAACTGATGGAGCAGTTCCTGGAGCAGAGCGCCCAGGCGGAGGAGAGCTTCTACCGcgcggaggagcagcggctgcaggcggaggACCGTCGCAGGGACGCCGAGCACGCCAGGGAGCTGCACATGCTCCAGATGCTGGGACAGATGTTCTCCAGCATCTCCCACGCCagaggcggcgccgcggccaAGCTGGCTCCTTCGGCCTGCGCCCCGGTGTTCTCCAGCGCCTCCCCGTCGTGTGCACGTGGACAGTCCAGTCATCTCAGACAGCATCCGTCTCAAAAAGGCTGTTTACCGCAACACA TGTTTGAACGCTACTATAACCTgggctctacatcacagagagGCATGGATGATGATATCGCTTCACTTGTAAGGAGCATAGTCCCTCCTCTCACATCCAAAAAGCACAAGGGGCAAGATGGACGTATTGGGATCATTGGAGGATGCCAAGA CTATACTGGAGCTCCATACTTTGCTGCCATCTCTGCATTGAAAGTG GGTGCTGACTTGTCTCACGTGTTCTGCACCAAAGATGCTGCAACTGTAATCAAATCATACAGTCCTGAGCTCATAGTTCATCCTGTTCT agatAGTCCTAATGCAGTGGAAGAAATAGAAAAGTGGCTCCCAAGACTGCACAGCCTTGTCGTGGGACCAGGTCTAGGAAGAGAAGAGTCATTACTGAAAACAGCCAAG GAGGTGATAGAAAAGTCGAAAGTAAGAGATATTCCTGTGATTGTTGACGCA GATGGATTATGGCTAGTTACACAGCAGCCATCTGTTATTCAAGGTTACCAGAAGGGCATCCTTACACCTAACTTCATGGAGTTCACCCGACTGTATGAGGCACTG CACCATGAACCCATGGACAGCGGTGATCGTCAACGCAGTGTCATGCAGCTCAGTGCAGCCATGGGCAACATCACTCTGGTGCTAAAAGGAGAGCAGGATTTGATTACAGATGGCAGTAGGG TGATCTCATGCAGTACTGAGGGCAGTGGGAGAAGGTGCGGTGGACAGGGTGACCTCCTCTCGGGGTCCATGGGACTGCTGGCACACTGGGCCCACGCGGCTTCTGCAGCTGGAAAGCTCAAAAG TGTGAACCCATCACTGGTTGCAGCGTTTGGAGCCTGTTCACTTACCAGGCAGTGCAATAGTCAAGCCTTCCAGCGCCACGGAAGGTCCACCACCACTTCAGACATGATCCACGAAATTGGCTCAGCCTTTAAAAAACTGTTTGAAAGCTGA
- the naxd gene encoding ATP-dependent (S)-NAD(P)H-hydrate dehydratase isoform X1 codes for MQANTTRGFLWSDVETRTLLNIWGEQDIQAALDGNFRNSFVYRDVSRRLGAMGFERTPEQCRVRIKSLKRQYLLAKEGNLRNNGQYHKICKFYDTMERILSNRPALDPQELIDGGAGGEEAVDGLEEDGEDAQDAYPGSTDECPYPAETEVKLEYPTVPIPIPVKVTVGNNSASVRAPNSSQSAGALPGRTPKRPRKRRANFPMEKLMEQFLEQSAQAEESFYRAEEQRLQAEDRRRDAEHARELHMLQMLGQMFSSISHARGGAAAKLAPSACAPVFSSASPSCARGQSSHLRQHPSQKGCLPQHSELLNPDPQALVFERYYNLGSTSQRGMDDDIASLVRSIVPPLTSKKHKGQDGRIGIIGGCQDYTGAPYFAAISALKVGADLSHVFCTKDAATVIKSYSPELIVHPVLDSPNAVEEIEKWLPRLHSLVVGPGLGREESLLKTAKEVIEKSKVRDIPVIVDADGLWLVTQQPSVIQGYQKGILTPNFMEFTRLYEALHHEPMDSGDRQRSVMQLSAAMGNITLVLKGEQDLITDGSRVISCSTEGSGRRCGGQGDLLSGSMGLLAHWAHAASAAGKLKSVNPSLVAAFGACSLTRQCNSQAFQRHGRSTTTSDMIHEIGSAFKKLFES; via the exons ATGCAAGCGAACACAACGCGGGGCTTCTTGTGGTCGGACGTCGAGACGCGGACCCTGCTGAACATCTGGGGCGAGCAGGACATCCAGGCGGCGCTGGATGGAAACTTCCGAAATAGCTTCGTGTACCGCGACGTCTCCCGGAGGCTGGGCGCGATGGGGTTCGAGAGGACGCCGGAGCAGTGCAGGGTGCGGATCAAGAGCCTCAAGAGGCAGTACCTGTTAGCGAAGGAAGGGAACCTCCGGAACAACGGCCAGTACCACAAGATCTGCAAGTTCTATGACACCATGGAGAGGATTCTGAGCAACCGGCCCGCACTTGACCCTCAGGAGTTAATAGACGGCGgggcgggaggagaggaggccgtGGACGgcctggaggaggacggagaggaCGCTCAGGATGCGTATCCAGGGAGCACAGACGAGTGTCCTTACCCTGCGGAGACTGAAGTGAAGCTGGAATACCCGACGGTCCCCATCCCCATCCCGGTGAAAGTCACCGTGGGCAATAACA GCGCTTCAGTGAGAGCTCCAAACAGCAGCCAGTCTGCCGGTGCGCTGCCGGGCCGAACACCCAAACGCCCGAGGAAGCGGCGCGCCAACTTCCCCATGGAGAAACTGATGGAGCAGTTCCTGGAGCAGAGCGCCCAGGCGGAGGAGAGCTTCTACCGcgcggaggagcagcggctgcaggcggaggACCGTCGCAGGGACGCCGAGCACGCCAGGGAGCTGCACATGCTCCAGATGCTGGGACAGATGTTCTCCAGCATCTCCCACGCCagaggcggcgccgcggccaAGCTGGCTCCTTCGGCCTGCGCCCCGGTGTTCTCCAGCGCCTCCCCGTCGTGTGCACGTGGACAGTCCAGTCATCTCAGACAGCATCCGTCTCAAAAAGGCTGTTTACCGCAACACAGTGAGCTGTTGAACCCAGATCCTCAGGCTTTAG TGTTTGAACGCTACTATAACCTgggctctacatcacagagagGCATGGATGATGATATCGCTTCACTTGTAAGGAGCATAGTCCCTCCTCTCACATCCAAAAAGCACAAGGGGCAAGATGGACGTATTGGGATCATTGGAGGATGCCAAGA CTATACTGGAGCTCCATACTTTGCTGCCATCTCTGCATTGAAAGTG GGTGCTGACTTGTCTCACGTGTTCTGCACCAAAGATGCTGCAACTGTAATCAAATCATACAGTCCTGAGCTCATAGTTCATCCTGTTCT agatAGTCCTAATGCAGTGGAAGAAATAGAAAAGTGGCTCCCAAGACTGCACAGCCTTGTCGTGGGACCAGGTCTAGGAAGAGAAGAGTCATTACTGAAAACAGCCAAG GAGGTGATAGAAAAGTCGAAAGTAAGAGATATTCCTGTGATTGTTGACGCA GATGGATTATGGCTAGTTACACAGCAGCCATCTGTTATTCAAGGTTACCAGAAGGGCATCCTTACACCTAACTTCATGGAGTTCACCCGACTGTATGAGGCACTG CACCATGAACCCATGGACAGCGGTGATCGTCAACGCAGTGTCATGCAGCTCAGTGCAGCCATGGGCAACATCACTCTGGTGCTAAAAGGAGAGCAGGATTTGATTACAGATGGCAGTAGGG TGATCTCATGCAGTACTGAGGGCAGTGGGAGAAGGTGCGGTGGACAGGGTGACCTCCTCTCGGGGTCCATGGGACTGCTGGCACACTGGGCCCACGCGGCTTCTGCAGCTGGAAAGCTCAAAAG TGTGAACCCATCACTGGTTGCAGCGTTTGGAGCCTGTTCACTTACCAGGCAGTGCAATAGTCAAGCCTTCCAGCGCCACGGAAGGTCCACCACCACTTCAGACATGATCCACGAAATTGGCTCAGCCTTTAAAAAACTGTTTGAAAGCTGA
- the naxd gene encoding ATP-dependent (S)-NAD(P)H-hydrate dehydratase isoform X3 — MNDDRRQQIRVLALCVLPVSLSVLVAVVCLNDKGSLGPRGFPSSWVEAQAEKGEVALRGLITVFERYYNLGSTSQRGMDDDIASLVRSIVPPLTSKKHKGQDGRIGIIGGCQDYTGAPYFAAISALKVGADLSHVFCTKDAATVIKSYSPELIVHPVLDSPNAVEEIEKWLPRLHSLVVGPGLGREESLLKTAKEVIEKSKVRDIPVIVDADGLWLVTQQPSVIQGYQKGILTPNFMEFTRLYEALHHEPMDSGDRQRSVMQLSAAMGNITLVLKGEQDLITDGSRVISCSTEGSGRRCGGQGDLLSGSMGLLAHWAHAASAAGKLKSVNPSLVAAFGACSLTRQCNSQAFQRHGRSTTTSDMIHEIGSAFKKLFES; from the exons ATGAATGACGACAGGCGACAGCAGATTCGCGTGCTCGCCTTGTGCGTTCTCCCAGTGTCGCTGTCCGTTCTCGTCGCTGTGGTGTGTTTAAACGACAAAG GGTCTTTAGGACCCCGCGGATTTCCATCATCATGGGTGGAGGCGCAGGCGGAGAAAGGTGAAGTTGCCCTCAGAGGACTGATCACAG TGTTTGAACGCTACTATAACCTgggctctacatcacagagagGCATGGATGATGATATCGCTTCACTTGTAAGGAGCATAGTCCCTCCTCTCACATCCAAAAAGCACAAGGGGCAAGATGGACGTATTGGGATCATTGGAGGATGCCAAGA CTATACTGGAGCTCCATACTTTGCTGCCATCTCTGCATTGAAAGTG GGTGCTGACTTGTCTCACGTGTTCTGCACCAAAGATGCTGCAACTGTAATCAAATCATACAGTCCTGAGCTCATAGTTCATCCTGTTCT agatAGTCCTAATGCAGTGGAAGAAATAGAAAAGTGGCTCCCAAGACTGCACAGCCTTGTCGTGGGACCAGGTCTAGGAAGAGAAGAGTCATTACTGAAAACAGCCAAG GAGGTGATAGAAAAGTCGAAAGTAAGAGATATTCCTGTGATTGTTGACGCA GATGGATTATGGCTAGTTACACAGCAGCCATCTGTTATTCAAGGTTACCAGAAGGGCATCCTTACACCTAACTTCATGGAGTTCACCCGACTGTATGAGGCACTG CACCATGAACCCATGGACAGCGGTGATCGTCAACGCAGTGTCATGCAGCTCAGTGCAGCCATGGGCAACATCACTCTGGTGCTAAAAGGAGAGCAGGATTTGATTACAGATGGCAGTAGGG TGATCTCATGCAGTACTGAGGGCAGTGGGAGAAGGTGCGGTGGACAGGGTGACCTCCTCTCGGGGTCCATGGGACTGCTGGCACACTGGGCCCACGCGGCTTCTGCAGCTGGAAAGCTCAAAAG TGTGAACCCATCACTGGTTGCAGCGTTTGGAGCCTGTTCACTTACCAGGCAGTGCAATAGTCAAGCCTTCCAGCGCCACGGAAGGTCCACCACCACTTCAGACATGATCCACGAAATTGGCTCAGCCTTTAAAAAACTGTTTGAAAGCTGA
- the naxd gene encoding ATP-dependent (S)-NAD(P)H-hydrate dehydratase isoform X6: MPRLYWSSILCCHLCIESGKRKSGADLSHVFCTKDAATVIKSYSPELIVHPVLDSPNAVEEIEKWLPRLHSLVVGPGLGREESLLKTAKEVIEKSKVRDIPVIVDADGLWLVTQQPSVIQGYQKGILTPNFMEFTRLYEALHHEPMDSGDRQRSVMQLSAAMGNITLVLKGEQDLITDGSRVISCSTEGSGRRCGGQGDLLSGSMGLLAHWAHAASAAGKLKSVNPSLVAAFGACSLTRQCNSQAFQRHGRSTTTSDMIHEIGSAFKKLFES; encoded by the exons ATGCCAAGA CTATACTGGAGCTCCATACTTTGCTGCCATCTCTGCATTGAAAGTGGTAAAAGGAAATCA GGTGCTGACTTGTCTCACGTGTTCTGCACCAAAGATGCTGCAACTGTAATCAAATCATACAGTCCTGAGCTCATAGTTCATCCTGTTCT agatAGTCCTAATGCAGTGGAAGAAATAGAAAAGTGGCTCCCAAGACTGCACAGCCTTGTCGTGGGACCAGGTCTAGGAAGAGAAGAGTCATTACTGAAAACAGCCAAG GAGGTGATAGAAAAGTCGAAAGTAAGAGATATTCCTGTGATTGTTGACGCA GATGGATTATGGCTAGTTACACAGCAGCCATCTGTTATTCAAGGTTACCAGAAGGGCATCCTTACACCTAACTTCATGGAGTTCACCCGACTGTATGAGGCACTG CACCATGAACCCATGGACAGCGGTGATCGTCAACGCAGTGTCATGCAGCTCAGTGCAGCCATGGGCAACATCACTCTGGTGCTAAAAGGAGAGCAGGATTTGATTACAGATGGCAGTAGGG TGATCTCATGCAGTACTGAGGGCAGTGGGAGAAGGTGCGGTGGACAGGGTGACCTCCTCTCGGGGTCCATGGGACTGCTGGCACACTGGGCCCACGCGGCTTCTGCAGCTGGAAAGCTCAAAAG TGTGAACCCATCACTGGTTGCAGCGTTTGGAGCCTGTTCACTTACCAGGCAGTGCAATAGTCAAGCCTTCCAGCGCCACGGAAGGTCCACCACCACTTCAGACATGATCCACGAAATTGGCTCAGCCTTTAAAAAACTGTTTGAAAGCTGA
- the naxd gene encoding ATP-dependent (S)-NAD(P)H-hydrate dehydratase isoform X5 encodes MTRTVWTQLSALSRTYRLVFERYYNLGSTSQRGMDDDIASLVRSIVPPLTSKKHKGQDGRIGIIGGCQDYTGAPYFAAISALKVGADLSHVFCTKDAATVIKSYSPELIVHPVLDSPNAVEEIEKWLPRLHSLVVGPGLGREESLLKTAKEVIEKSKVRDIPVIVDADGLWLVTQQPSVIQGYQKGILTPNFMEFTRLYEALHHEPMDSGDRQRSVMQLSAAMGNITLVLKGEQDLITDGSRVISCSTEGSGRRCGGQGDLLSGSMGLLAHWAHAASAAGKLKSVNPSLVAAFGACSLTRQCNSQAFQRHGRSTTTSDMIHEIGSAFKKLFES; translated from the exons ATGACCAGGACCGTCTGGACGCAGCTGTCCGCCCTGAGTCGCACCTACAGATTAG TGTTTGAACGCTACTATAACCTgggctctacatcacagagagGCATGGATGATGATATCGCTTCACTTGTAAGGAGCATAGTCCCTCCTCTCACATCCAAAAAGCACAAGGGGCAAGATGGACGTATTGGGATCATTGGAGGATGCCAAGA CTATACTGGAGCTCCATACTTTGCTGCCATCTCTGCATTGAAAGTG GGTGCTGACTTGTCTCACGTGTTCTGCACCAAAGATGCTGCAACTGTAATCAAATCATACAGTCCTGAGCTCATAGTTCATCCTGTTCT agatAGTCCTAATGCAGTGGAAGAAATAGAAAAGTGGCTCCCAAGACTGCACAGCCTTGTCGTGGGACCAGGTCTAGGAAGAGAAGAGTCATTACTGAAAACAGCCAAG GAGGTGATAGAAAAGTCGAAAGTAAGAGATATTCCTGTGATTGTTGACGCA GATGGATTATGGCTAGTTACACAGCAGCCATCTGTTATTCAAGGTTACCAGAAGGGCATCCTTACACCTAACTTCATGGAGTTCACCCGACTGTATGAGGCACTG CACCATGAACCCATGGACAGCGGTGATCGTCAACGCAGTGTCATGCAGCTCAGTGCAGCCATGGGCAACATCACTCTGGTGCTAAAAGGAGAGCAGGATTTGATTACAGATGGCAGTAGGG TGATCTCATGCAGTACTGAGGGCAGTGGGAGAAGGTGCGGTGGACAGGGTGACCTCCTCTCGGGGTCCATGGGACTGCTGGCACACTGGGCCCACGCGGCTTCTGCAGCTGGAAAGCTCAAAAG TGTGAACCCATCACTGGTTGCAGCGTTTGGAGCCTGTTCACTTACCAGGCAGTGCAATAGTCAAGCCTTCCAGCGCCACGGAAGGTCCACCACCACTTCAGACATGATCCACGAAATTGGCTCAGCCTTTAAAAAACTGTTTGAAAGCTGA
- the naxd gene encoding ATP-dependent (S)-NAD(P)H-hydrate dehydratase isoform X4, whose protein sequence is MNDDRRQQIRVLALCVLPVSLSVLVAVVCLNDKVFERYYNLGSTSQRGMDDDIASLVRSIVPPLTSKKHKGQDGRIGIIGGCQDYTGAPYFAAISALKVGADLSHVFCTKDAATVIKSYSPELIVHPVLDSPNAVEEIEKWLPRLHSLVVGPGLGREESLLKTAKEVIEKSKVRDIPVIVDADGLWLVTQQPSVIQGYQKGILTPNFMEFTRLYEALHHEPMDSGDRQRSVMQLSAAMGNITLVLKGEQDLITDGSRVISCSTEGSGRRCGGQGDLLSGSMGLLAHWAHAASAAGKLKSVNPSLVAAFGACSLTRQCNSQAFQRHGRSTTTSDMIHEIGSAFKKLFES, encoded by the exons ATGAATGACGACAGGCGACAGCAGATTCGCGTGCTCGCCTTGTGCGTTCTCCCAGTGTCGCTGTCCGTTCTCGTCGCTGTGGTGTGTTTAAACGACAAAG TGTTTGAACGCTACTATAACCTgggctctacatcacagagagGCATGGATGATGATATCGCTTCACTTGTAAGGAGCATAGTCCCTCCTCTCACATCCAAAAAGCACAAGGGGCAAGATGGACGTATTGGGATCATTGGAGGATGCCAAGA CTATACTGGAGCTCCATACTTTGCTGCCATCTCTGCATTGAAAGTG GGTGCTGACTTGTCTCACGTGTTCTGCACCAAAGATGCTGCAACTGTAATCAAATCATACAGTCCTGAGCTCATAGTTCATCCTGTTCT agatAGTCCTAATGCAGTGGAAGAAATAGAAAAGTGGCTCCCAAGACTGCACAGCCTTGTCGTGGGACCAGGTCTAGGAAGAGAAGAGTCATTACTGAAAACAGCCAAG GAGGTGATAGAAAAGTCGAAAGTAAGAGATATTCCTGTGATTGTTGACGCA GATGGATTATGGCTAGTTACACAGCAGCCATCTGTTATTCAAGGTTACCAGAAGGGCATCCTTACACCTAACTTCATGGAGTTCACCCGACTGTATGAGGCACTG CACCATGAACCCATGGACAGCGGTGATCGTCAACGCAGTGTCATGCAGCTCAGTGCAGCCATGGGCAACATCACTCTGGTGCTAAAAGGAGAGCAGGATTTGATTACAGATGGCAGTAGGG TGATCTCATGCAGTACTGAGGGCAGTGGGAGAAGGTGCGGTGGACAGGGTGACCTCCTCTCGGGGTCCATGGGACTGCTGGCACACTGGGCCCACGCGGCTTCTGCAGCTGGAAAGCTCAAAAG TGTGAACCCATCACTGGTTGCAGCGTTTGGAGCCTGTTCACTTACCAGGCAGTGCAATAGTCAAGCCTTCCAGCGCCACGGAAGGTCCACCACCACTTCAGACATGATCCACGAAATTGGCTCAGCCTTTAAAAAACTGTTTGAAAGCTGA
- the rab20 gene encoding ras-related protein Rab-20 gives MPEVSKMKKPDVKVVLLGDMNVGKTSLLHRYTERKFRDTISTVGGAFFLKQWGPYNISIWDTAGREQFHGLGSMYCRGAAAVILTYDVTNWQSLAELEERFLSLTDTANHDCIYAVVGNKADLIDPKAQMFQDSGGEPEDRTELEKDRTEPQVLSSCPTPPASPASPSGMILHKPVTHEDAVALYGRILRYKGLEEKSSLPAEKMCFETSAKTGYNVDTLFETLFDLVLPSILRKRNENQASPTVDLEECRGKRARTSCC, from the exons ATGCCAGAGGTGTCGAAGATGAAGAAGCCCGACGTGAAGGTGGTCCTCCTGGGGGACATGAACGTGGGGAAGACGTCGCTGCTCCACAGGTACACGGAGAGGAAGTTCAGGGACACCATCAGCACCGTCGGAGGGGCGTTTTTCCTCAAGCAGTGGGGACCGTACAACATTTCCATTTGGGACACAGCTG GTCGTGAACAGTTCCACGGCTTGGGCTCCATGTACTGTCGAGGTGCCGCCGCTGTCATCCTCACGTATGACGTCACTAACTGGCAGAGCCtagctgagctggaggagcgctTCCTGTCCCTGACTGATACTGCCAATCATGACTGCATCTACGCTGTGGTGGGCAACAAGGCTGACCTCATAGACCCTAAAGCCCAGATGTTCCAGGACTCGGGTGGCGAGCCAGAGGACAGAACCGAGCTTGAAAAGGATCGGACAGAACCGCAAGTATTGTCCTCCTGTCCGACACCCCCAGCCTCCCCTGCATCCCCGTCTGGGATGATCCTACACAAACCAGTTACACATGAAGATGCAGTGGCTCTTTATGGAAGAATACTACGCTACAAGGGCCTGGAGGAAAAGAGCAGTCTGCCTGCAGAGAAGATGTGCTTTGAGACCAGTGCCAAGACCGGTTATAACGTGGACACCTTGTTTGAGACATTATTTGATTTGGTGCTTCCCTCCATTCTGAGAAAGAGGAATGAGAACCAGGCATCTCCTACTGTTGACCTAGAGGAATGCAGGGGTAAGCGGGCCAGAACCTCCTGCTGTTAG